From Clarias gariepinus isolate MV-2021 ecotype Netherlands chromosome 18, CGAR_prim_01v2, whole genome shotgun sequence:
GCCTTGAGATTGCACCAGTCCTCTCTGTCCTGGCTCACTGATGCCCCCAGGAGGACACTTTTCCAACAGGAGCTGGAGAAAAACAtgtttaggcaccccttgatgaataacagattttggtgatttttttttattattaaaaagatgttaacacagtctgtCTTGGAAttggaaaaaaagcacaatatttttaataaacattgatGTTTCATGATGAAACATTTATGTCATGAattgaacaaagataaaaaataaaaacattattgtggcactgtgcaaaagtttgggcaccctacataataataattaaaaaaaaatagtttttctgaCCAGCATACAAGCAGGTCTCTTTGGGAGTTTTCTAGCTCTTTCAGATCTCATCTTGACCGCCACAGTTCCCCTAaactgccatctcttaattacatttcttacTGTGGAAATGCTTTCCTATCTTCTTGTAGCCTCctcctgcattgtgggcatcaaAAACTTTCAATACACAGCTActtagaggaacccatggttgttgagtgtccacaagtgtgtgcacaaggtttgaagagtcagagtatttgtaaagctttgaaattgcCATTTAATAATGACAGCTGATGCATCAGATCTAAAGagctgattaaggtctgaaaccttgtaaaaataacctgagactctggaactcttagggtgctcaaacttttgcacagtgccataataatattgtttttggtttttttttgttcaatttatggcataagaagtaactatgcatcaatgttcgctgaaaatattgtgcagtttttttttcatttccgaGAGAGACTTTTTTAAGAGATTTCCAACAGAGAtcttatcaataataataatttaaaaaaaaatcaccaaactctgttatttatcaaggggtgcctaaacttttgcacaagACTATGtgtatttgctttttttgtttaaatttgtcaAGTAGGCAGcatgatactgtatattatattacgCGGATCAGCTAATGTGTCTTACTATTGTTCTGGTTTTAGGGACAGTAGCCTTAGTGCTGTCATTAGCCTCCAGGACGGCCCGTCGACACCAAACGTCAGATTTCTTTAACGGAGAGAAAGATCAGGCACAAATTATAGAAGATTGCCTTTCATAATGAAAAGTCCTAAGTCCTGGAACTTTGGTACTTATTATCTGCTGGACAatttactataataaaaaaaataataataataaataaaccttagaAAGTCATTGTCCTTCAGAAAGAGAAGTTTCTGCTGTAGCTGTCCATCTGCTTCACTAAAACACAACTTCAGAATACCTACAGAAAGcatcaaaagattttttttttaaagtaaccatCACACATCCCTCGCACTATATTAAAAGTCCCAGCATCCTCACCTAAGTCGACGTACACCACGCTGTGCTGATTACCGGAGGCGACAAAACCATATTCCAAAAGGAGCCGCTGGTTGTCATGGGGACCGTAGCAGATGAAGGCTTGCTGGAATTTTTTACAGCCGCGAACACTTCTGATCTCATAGCAACGGGACAGCTCATTGAACCCTGCATGAACCTGATGAGAAGAGCATAAATAGCAGTGCTTTTGTAGAGCTCCTGACATCTGTCCTAAACAGTCTCTCTCATTACAGGATGTCTTTCCATGGAACATAAAAAACATGGCAAATAAGAAGGAACCCGAtgcagaggcaaaaaaaaaatgcatctagACTTTGAACTAGACGTCTCCCCAGACTCGAGAGACAGTGgaatattaatgtaaatataattatcCAAAAACTGATTACATCATCATAATAGCACACAGCAACATGATTAGTAACTTATTACAGTGAAATGTATTTCATTTCCACCCTTAAATTTAATCTAAAGGAATGAGACATTTGTATTTTAATCCATTTATGGTGGATTTATATTACTGCAGTATATTTAATGCTGCGAAACGTCTACGCTACAATTCAGTATAAACACTTTATTCCCTGATGTAAACAGACATTTTATAAATCTAACCTTTCAACAAAACCAACTGAATGTCCTGAAGACGTTCCCATGGAAGTAAAAACTGAACAACAACAGCTTTAGCTCTGACTGTCTAAgtgctcacactggagactccttccatgaacGTGTAAGAAATTCTTCTCCTTAAAGAAAATGCACTTGATGCAGATCATCCAACATAAAGACCATGTAAATGggttgttactatggaaaccataaTCTGCTCAATTAGAACATTAACACGAACCTGTAATTTTTGTCACAGTTATAGAAAATTTATAAACACTTATTAATAAGTATTGTAGTATAATGGAACGTTTTTTTATGACACGTTTTTTATGACAtggtgcacttttttttttttttagattttggttTACATACAACACAAGTCAAtcctaaacaaaccaaaacaaagttCTGCAAAGCCATAACTCTTTGCAGTTTTTACAAGAGTTTAAATTCTCTCCCAAGCAAAGCAAGACAGAGCATTTGTTTTACCTGGACTTCAGGACAATGGTTTAGCAAGTCCAGATAAGGTGCCAGCGCGAAGACATCCTTCTCCCGTGAGAGGAAATCGCTCTGGGCATGCTCCATATACACCGTACGGGTATTGACACTGCACCATGCCCATCGGACTGCATCCTGACTGAACACTTCCTCCACAGGCTGAGTAAAAATGGGCTGAAGGGACGAGAAGAACGGCAGCGAAGACGAATAAAGCTCCTCAAAGTGTTCTTTTTGTATAATCGCCTTTCTCCGAACATCTGGCGGCAAGAGGTCCATGATGTCACTTGAGAAGTAAACCGGGCATGTGTAGGATTTGGGAAGGACTTTAATGTAAGGGCTCCATTCTGCCGTGTCTCCATAGTATTTTTCAGCAATAAGGAAAGAACAAAGTGCGATGAGAGGAGATACTGGCGGCTTCCACCTGTACAGGCGAAGGACATAGAGGAAACAGTTATGCTAATGTGTCACGCTTCCTTCAAAGACGAAATAAGTTAAAAGAGGGTCTTTCGGTGGTGTAACGGATCAGGTTTGGTGCGTATAAATTATCCCACATGCCTGTGAACCATGGCTTATTTGCAAACTTCACACGTCTGTATGATGGTGTTATATTTGGGGCCATTCCTGAGAGAAAATCTCACTTTTTTTGCATGTGCACAAATGATATTTTCATTACTCAAACACTCTCTTGCATCCACACCAATTCATTCTACACAAAAACCTTAAAGTCTGTACTAGAACTTGTACCGTAGCACAATTacacatatatgcacatattttgtttcactaaaatgatcctatttttattatatggaTAATAAAAAGTATCTTTATTGGTTTTTATTCATTACTGTTCAAAGACAGAGATCAAAAGACATCaccaaataaagaataaataaataaatcatcacgCATCCTTGTAGTTGGAGTTCTAACAACAATCGCAATCGCTACTACTGAGAATACTGTATCTCCATGTGATCTGCATAAGGATGTCATAACTGAGATAGATCCCACTTAATATTCATAAGGAGGGCTTTGGACCGTGTCGGTGCAAACTGTTTTTCAGTGAAGGCTTGTGACTGCAATCACTTGAATAGTTTTAGGACTGAAATTGCCATGAACAGCTGGTTACCCCATCCAAATAGACTTGTTTATCGAAATGCATTTCCTGTTATACAACTGCAAGTTATAGCAGAGACTTATTCATGCTCATAGTATCTAGCATCAATTACATGAGAATAGGTTTCCTTttaagtctggtttctctcaaggctTCTTCCTCTTATGATGTTTTTACTTAAGACCAAAGGCAAGAGTTGTTGCTTTTAAAGTTTT
This genomic window contains:
- the setd4 gene encoding SET domain-containing protein 4, which codes for MKNRSGRRARKKRRKKRGEARTVTLSHKASFIDLRRWLRQKGFRSKSLIPASFTDTGRGLMATQHIKANDLMISLPERCLLTTSSVLKSYMGEYIKRWKPPVSPLIALCSFLIAEKYYGDTAEWSPYIKVLPKSYTCPVYFSSDIMDLLPPDVRRKAIIQKEHFEELYSSSLPFFSSLQPIFTQPVEEVFSQDAVRWAWCSVNTRTVYMEHAQSDFLSREKDVFALAPYLDLLNHCPEVQVHAGFNELSRCYEIRSVRGCKKFQQAFICYGPHDNQRLLLEYGFVASGNQHSVVYVDLGILKLCFSEADGQLQQKLLFLKDNDFLRNLTFGVDGPSWRLMTALRLLSLKPEQYSCWKSVLLGASVSQDREDWCNLKAHMLCQHLWDDNCTALARIARLRDGADGTRLEQLGVVESLRREERAILEQSEQVLRNILPQSSPWQPSRI